From Nitrospira sp., one genomic window encodes:
- a CDS encoding citrate synthase, with product MPHDFMPGLAGVPAAKSAISDVDGTRGLLEYRGIRVEELCQHSSFLETSYLLLFGRLPNATELTQWVNDVTHHRRIKFRIVDLLKVMPEHGHPMDALQAAVAALGMFYPGRNVKDVANNYWSAVRLIAKLPTIVAAWARLRRGDEYIPPRDDLAFSDNFLYMLTENVPHPLWSEVFDDCLILHAEHTMNASTFAGMVTASTLADPYTVVASSIGALKGPLHGGANEEVVMMLREIGTPAQAKAAVDARLQGKNKLMGFGHRVYKVKDPRATVLQDLCMRLFNVCGTSPLYEVAVAVEQLAGEHLKDKGIYPNVDFYSGIIYDKMGIEVDLFTPLFAMARVSGWLAHWLEQLRENKLYRPDQIYSGEHNRHYVPIDRR from the coding sequence ATGCCCCATGACTTTATGCCGGGACTAGCCGGCGTTCCCGCTGCGAAATCGGCAATCAGTGATGTCGACGGGACGCGAGGACTTCTTGAATACCGTGGCATCCGCGTCGAGGAACTCTGTCAGCACTCGTCCTTCCTCGAAACCAGTTACTTGCTGTTGTTCGGCCGATTGCCGAATGCCACCGAGCTGACGCAGTGGGTGAACGACGTCACGCACCATCGCCGGATCAAGTTTCGCATTGTGGATCTGCTGAAGGTCATGCCGGAACACGGCCATCCCATGGATGCGCTGCAGGCGGCCGTCGCGGCACTGGGGATGTTTTATCCTGGACGCAACGTCAAAGATGTGGCGAACAACTATTGGTCCGCAGTACGGCTGATCGCCAAACTGCCTACGATCGTGGCCGCTTGGGCCCGGTTGCGGCGCGGAGACGAATACATTCCCCCGCGGGATGATCTGGCCTTTTCCGACAACTTTCTCTACATGCTGACGGAAAATGTTCCCCATCCGCTCTGGAGCGAAGTGTTTGACGACTGTTTGATCCTGCACGCCGAGCACACCATGAATGCCTCCACCTTTGCCGGCATGGTGACGGCCTCGACCCTGGCCGATCCGTATACGGTGGTGGCGTCTTCGATCGGCGCCTTGAAGGGCCCCTTGCACGGTGGCGCCAACGAGGAAGTGGTCATGATGTTGCGGGAGATCGGCACCCCGGCCCAGGCCAAGGCAGCGGTCGACGCACGGCTTCAGGGCAAGAACAAACTCATGGGATTCGGGCACCGGGTCTACAAAGTGAAAGATCCGCGCGCAACCGTCCTACAGGATCTTTGCATGCGGTTGTTCAATGTCTGCGGCACCTCTCCGCTCTATGAAGTCGCGGTGGCCGTGGAGCAATTGGCGGGAGAACACCTGAAGGACAAGGGCATCTACCCCAACGTCGACTTCTACTCAGGCATCATCTACGACAAGATGGGAATCGAAGTCGACCTCTTCACCCCGCTGTTTGCGATGGCGCGGGTCAGCGGGTGGCTGGCGCACTGGTTGGAGCAGTTGCGGGAGAACAAACTGTACCGGCCAGACCAGATTTACTCCGGCGAACACAACCGGCACTACGTCCCAATCGACCGGCGGTAG
- a CDS encoding Hsp20/alpha crystallin family protein — translation MMAIVRWDPFRELQDMSDRLNRMVSRPANGGSVGQGKEVMTVADWTPTVDISESEAEYAIKAELPEVKREDVKVTVEDSVLTIQGERKQEKDEKGKKYHRIERSYGRFVRTFTLPDSVDESKVKAEYADGILHLHLPKSEKAKPKQIEVKIA, via the coding sequence ATCATGGCTATCGTACGTTGGGATCCGTTTCGGGAGTTGCAGGACATGTCCGACCGGTTGAATCGGATGGTGTCTCGGCCGGCGAACGGCGGGAGCGTCGGGCAGGGAAAGGAAGTCATGACGGTGGCGGACTGGACGCCGACCGTGGACATCAGCGAGAGCGAAGCCGAATATGCGATCAAGGCGGAGCTTCCTGAAGTGAAGCGGGAAGATGTGAAGGTGACGGTCGAGGACAGTGTGCTCACTATCCAAGGGGAGCGCAAACAGGAAAAGGACGAAAAGGGGAAGAAGTATCATCGGATCGAACGGTCGTACGGCCGATTTGTCCGGACGTTCACGCTACCCGACTCGGTCGATGAGAGCAAGGTGAAGGCGGAGTATGCCGACGGCATCCTGCATCTGCATCTCCCGAAATCGGAAAAGGCAAAACCCAAACAGATCGAGGTGAAGATCGCCTGA